The Prosthecobacter fusiformis sequence TCCTCGGCGGTGGAGGATACGCGGGATGCACCGATGAGGGAAATAAGATCGTCTGCCAGGGAGGCCATCTGGCACCGTGGACGGGGGAGGCCTGTGGTGCAAGATTTCTGCCGCAATCTGGCACAACATCTTCCTTGCACCGCCGCCGCCTCTCCCGTCAGTCCGCCCATGCTCGTTTCCGGCATCCCCTACCGTACCATCTGGCTCCATGAGGCGTCAGTGCGCATCATTGACCAGCGGCGGCTGCCCTGGACCTTTGATCTGCTGGACCTACACACCGTCGCTGAAGTGGCTGAAGCCATCCGCGATATGGCCGTGCGCGGCGCGGGCTTGATCGGGGCCACCGCTGGATACGGCATGTGGCTGGCGGCACAGGAGGCAGCGACGCAAAAAGAACTGCAAAGCCTGGCGGACAGCCTCATTTCCACCCGGCCAACGGCCGTCAATTTAAGCTGGGCCGTGAACCGCCAGCTTGCCGCCATCCAGGCCGCAGGATTTCAAAACCGGATCGAAACCGCACGCATCACCGCCGAGACGATTGCGGATGAAGATGCAGCCTCCTGCGCCGCCATCGGCCAGCACGGGCTGGAAATCATCCAGGCCATCTCAGCCCGCAAGCCAGGACAGACTGTTCAGGTGCTGACCCATTGCAATGCCGGCTGGCTGGCCTTTGTGGACCACGGCTCCGCCACAGCCCCCATCTATGCAGCCCACGCCGCAGGCATCCCCATCCATGTGTGGGTGGATGAAACCCGCCCGAGGAACCAGGGTGCCCGCCTCACCGCCTGGGAACTGGCCCAGCAGGGAGTGCCGCATACCGTCATTGCCGATAACACCGGCGGCCACCTCATGCAGCAGGGCATGGTGGATCTGGTGATCACGGGAGCGGACCGGGTCACGCGCACTGGGGATGTTGCTAACAAGATCGGCACCTATCTAAAAGCGCTCGCTGCCATGGACAACGGCGTCCCGTTTTATGTAGCCCTGCCCAGCTCCACCTTTGACTGGACCCTTAGCGATGGTGTCAAAGGCATACCCATTGAGCAGCGCGCTCCGGATGAAGTGACTGAAATGGAAGGCATCACCGACAGTGGCAGCATTGAGACGTTGCGTATTGTTTCTCCAGGTTCGGCAGCGGCCAATTATGCCTTTGATGTCACACCGGCCCGTCTGGTGACAGGCTTGATCACTGAAAAAGGTCTCTGTTCCACGAACGAAGCCGCCATCTGTGCTCTGCACGGCAAGATACCAAATTCTAACCTCACCGCCCCCCTTTCATGATCCACGGCTGGCGCTCCCAAATCCACTACTGGAGCCGCAACAGTGGCTTTCTCAAGCGACTCGCTCTGGCCATCGCCACCGCCGGCTTCCTGCTTTCTCTGCTGATCATCGTACTTACTCCCGATGCCAGCCAGTTCACCTCCACAGATCCTTTGGAGCAAAAATTGCGCACGGAGTGGCAAGTACTTAACCGCGCGGACAAACCGACCCCGCATGAACTCGTCCGCTGGCTGCATCATGCGACGGATAATATTCATCATTTATGCAGCGTCCTCGGCATCAAAACCACCACCTGGGACGACTACAAGACCGATGGCCGCCTAGCCGGACATGAAGTACGTCCTTTGCTGGAAAAACACAGTGCCGATCCTGCTGTCGTTCTACTTTGGGAAAACTACATCCAGGCATCCCTAAACCGGGATGTGGAGACCTCCCGCTGGCTCAGTGAACAGGCTGCTTTGCCAGCACCTCTTATCACCGCGCCTCTCATCGAATCTTTTCAACTGGCCGAGCTATCTCCATCCCGGTCACTGGCCGCACTCATGCGGGAGGCGACCCTTTTCCCCAGCCCCCTCGTTCGCGAAGCCGCACTGCATACCGCTTTGGTGCAGAAGGATCTGCCCGCCATGAGGCTGATCGCGGACCAGCCAGACTGGTGGTCCACCATGCCTGCCCAATTACGCCGCGCTGCCGCATCGGAGCTGGGAGATTTCCGGCTGCAGCTCCAAAGCATGCTGGCCTATCGATTTATACTGGAGGCTCCCGGCGGCACCCTCGCCGTGGCCTTGCTGGCGGCTGCCATTTGGTATGTCATTCTGGTCTTGCATGGTCTGCGTGGTACCTGGCGGTGGGTATTCCCACTGCTTCCCTTGCTGGCAGGCATCTTCAGTGTCTGGCCCGTTTTTTTCATCTCTTCATGGCAGGAATTCACCCTGGGAATGAAGGAGGACGGTCCTTTTCCGCAGGATCTCTGGTACCAAATTGGCGGCGTCGGGATGAGGGAGGAGCTATGCAAACTCCTCTTCGCCTCTCTTTTTATGCCTTGGCTGCTCATCAAGAGACCAGCAGGTGGTGCGCTGATGATCGGAGCCTTTGTCGGCCTGGGCTTCGCCTTGGAGGAAAACATCGGTTATTATCTCCGTGGGGATGACGGGGTTCCCCTCACACGCTTCTTCACGGCGAATTTCTTCCATGCAGCGCTCACAGGCATCTCCACCCATGCTTTTTATCAATTGTGGCGCTCACGTTTTGGCACGGCTGACCGGTTCATTATCACATTCCTGGGGGTGGTCGTGGCTCACGGAGCTTATAACTTTGGCTACTCCGACCGCTTCGCAGACACGAATGCGTATCTTTCCATCATCATCCTCGCCTTCGTCGCCTGGCACTTTTTGGATCTGGTGGACCAGGAGTGCCCGCCTGGGAGGCAATGGCTGTCCCCGGCAGCGGTCTTTTTAGTGGGCACCGCTTCCCTCATGGCGGTGATCTTTTTATCCATCGCCATTCGCACTCCAGACCGGCATATCCTGGTCCTGGCTGCAACCCAATGCATCTCCATGTTCCCTATCGCCTTCATTTATTGGCGCAGATTGAGTCCCTGAACCTTGCTTAAGGAGGCTATTCAGCCTTATAGACCACACGCCGCAAGCCAGTTAGAATCTGGGGAACTTTCACACGCGCCTTGCCCCCGGGCAGACGTATGCTAAGCTGCACACCCACAAAAACTCTGCACATGGGCAAAACACTCTTCGAAAAAGTCTGGGAATCACACGTCGTCGGAACGCTCGCCAACGGACAGACACAATTGCTCATTGATACCCACTTGGTGCATGAAGTGACCAGCCCGCAGGCTTTTGGTATGCTTCGCGATCTGGGCCTGAAGGTGGCGTATCCGCACCGCACCTTTGCGACCGTGGATCACATCGTGCCGACGGATAGCCAGGTTTCCCCTTTTTCCGATCCGTTGGCTGAAGCCATGATCCAGGAGCTCAACAAGAACGCCAAGGAATTTGGCGTCACCTATTTCAGCCTTTCCAGCGGCAAGCAGGGCATCGTCCACGTTGTCGGGCCGGAGCAGGGCATTACCCAGCCAGGCACCACGATCGCCTGCGGTGACTCCCATACCGCCACACACGGTGCCTTTGGTGCCATCGCTTTCGGCATCGGCACGACTCAAGTGCGGGACATCCTGGCTACACAGACCATGGCTCTGAGCAAGATGAAGGTCCGCCGCATCAATGTGGAAGGCAAGCTCCGCCCGGGTGTTTACTCAAAGGACGTCGCCCTTCACATCATCCGCCTTCTGGGCGCTGGAGGCGGTGTAGGTTACGCCTATGAATACGGTGGCAATGTGTTTGACGGTTTCACGATGGAAGAACGCATGACCGTCTGTAACATGGCCATCGAAGGCGGCGCCCGCTGCGGTTATGTGAATCCTGATGAGACCACCTTTGAATACCTCAAAGGCCGTCCTTATTCTCCTAAAGGTGATCAATGGGACACCACCGTCGCCAAATGGCGCGAGACTGCATCGGATGCGGACGCCAAGTATGATGACATCGTCAACATCCGTGCCGAGGACATCCCGCCGACTGTGACCTGGGGCACCAGCCCTGACCAAGCGATCTCCGTCACTGAAAACGTGCCGACTGCGGAAAGCGCCACGACTGAGCCAGGACGCATTTCCATCCAGGACGCGCTTGATTACATGAAGCTGCCCCCTGGCGAGCCCATCAAAGGCACCAAGATCGACGTGGCCTTCATCGGTTCTTGCACCAACGGTCGTCTCAGCGATTTCCGCGAAGTAGCCAAGTTCATCAAGGGCAAGAAAGTGGCTGCGAACGTCAAGGCGATTGCTGTCCCAGGATCCCAGATCGTGGATGCCATGGCCCGTCAGGAAGGCCTGGATAAAGTCTTCTCCGAAGCTGGCTTCGAATGGCGTGGTGCAGGCTGCTCCATGTGCCTGGCCATGAATCCGGACAAGCTCGTGGGTGACCAGCTTTGTGCTTCCTCCAGTAACCGTAACTTCAAAGGCCGTCAGGGCAGCACCACGGGACGCACCGTTCTGATGTCACCCGTCATGGTGGCCGCCGCAGCGCTTACCGGCAGCATTGCCGACGCACGCGAGGTGTTCTCCATCGCGGGCTAAGCAGTCAGTTTGGTGTCTTTTGTATCGGTTTCAGATACATAACCAGGGAAGAAAAGGCATGAGTGATGGGTACTCTCCATCCTCATGTCCAGTATTCCGAGCACCCACCGCCGTGACTTCCTACAGACCACAGGTCTGAGCCTCCTCAGTCTGCCAGTGCTCTCCCAGTTGGGCGGCCCGGCAGCCATCGCTGCGGAAGCCGCTGGCAAAGCGACTTCCCCTGAGTCCCTGCCTCCGCTGAACCGCTTTCCGCGCATGATGCAGGAATGGCTGATTGATCAGGTACGGGAAGCAGAATCACGCGGCAATGCCAGGCGGGATACTCTCAAAACCCGGGCTGACGCTGAGGCGTATGTGAAGTCTGTTCAGGAGCGTATTCGCCAGTGCTTTGGCCCTATGCCGGAAAAGACTCCGTTGAACGCCAGGGTGACCGGCACAGTGGTGAGGGATAACTACCGCATTGAAAACATCATCTTCGAAAGCCGTCCCGGATACCTGGTGACGGGCAATCTATACCTGCCGTCTGGCCTCGGCGGGAAGAGGCCAGCGACCATTGGCGTCTGCGGACATTCGGCCAATGGCAAAGCTGCGGAAAGTTATCAAGGCTTTGCTCAGGGGCTGGCCCTCCAGGGTCATATCTGCTTCCTCATTGACCCAGTGGGACAAGGGGAGCGCTTTCAATATCTGAAGGATGGCAGCCTGAAGTCTCGCCTCGGTGGCGGCACCTCAGAGCACATCCAAATGGGCAATAACCAGACCTTGGTCGGCGAATTCCTGGGGGCTTGGTTCGCCTGGGATGGCATTCGCGCTCTCGATTATCTGCTGACTCGTGATGAAGTGGACACGAACCACCTTGGCATTACTGGCAATTCCGGCGGTGGCACGCAGACCACTTGGCTCTGCGGTCTGGAGCCACGTTTCACCATGGGCGCACCCTCCTGTTTTGTGACCACCTTCCGCCGGAATGTGGAAAACGAGCTGCCTGCAGATACCGAGCAGTGTCCGCCCCAGGCCCTGGCCCTGGATTTAGACCATTCAGACTTTCTCGCCGCCATGGCTCCAAAGCCAGTTATCATCCTGGCCCAGGAAAAAGATTTCTTCGATGCACGGGGTTCTATCGAGGCCTATGAGCGGCTAAAATCATTATATACCTTGTTAGGCAAACCTGAGAACATCCAGCTCCATATTGGGCCAGATCCCCACGGGTACTCGCAGCCCAACCGCGAAGCAATGTACCGCTTCTTCAACAAGGTGACCGGAGTCTCCGATGTCCAAGCAGAGCCAGCCCTGACGCTTGAGAAGGACGAGACTCTTCAATGCTCCCCTGAGGGTCAGGTGGCAAACCTCAAATCCCGTACTCTGATGTCCTTCACCCAGGACAAGGCCAAGATCCAGAGCCAGGGAAGGAAGAGTTTGAAAGGGGAAGCGTTAACAACAGAGCTGCGCGATGTACTACGGCTACCAGATCTGCCTGCCACCGCACCTGACTATGGCATCCTGCGCAGCGCAGGCACTCGCAAATACCCTGCTAAAACTTACTGCACGTACACCGTCGAAACCGAGCCTGGCATCCAAGCGCTGGTGACCCGCATTCAGGAAGAGGCACTGACCTCCCGGATGCCAGGGGCTGCCAAGAAAGCAGTGCTCTATGTATCCCACCGCTCCGCAGATGCCGAGTTGCGAAATGAATCTTTCGTTCAGGACCTTATCACCGCAGAACCCGAAGCCGCCTTCTATGCCTGCGATGTCCGTGGCATCGGCGAATCCCAGCCAAACACCTGCGGATCAAATCAGTTCCTGCGTCCCTATGGCAGCCAGTATTTTTATGCAGCCCATGGCCTTATGCTAAATCGTCCTTTGTTAGGCCAGCGGGTCTTTGATGTCCTTCGTGTCATCCAGGCTCTGCGAGCAGCCGGGCATCAGGAGATTCATCTGGCTGGACGCGGCTGGGGTGCACTGCCTGCGGCTTTCGCGGCGCTGCTTTCTACAGATGTGAAACAGGTGACGCTCAAGAATGCGCTGTCTTCCTATCAAGACGTGGCAACAGATCCTGAGTACCAGTGGCCGTATGCATTCATGCTGCCCAATGTGCTCACGCATTTTGACTTACCGGATTGCTACGCAGCACTCGCTGGCAAGAAGCTGCGAAACCTGGAACCCTGGGGCGCACAGGAAGGCATGAAGGAATGAAGCTACAGACACCTCGCAGCCTCACTTATTGTTAGGCGGCATTGCACCGTGCTTCTTTGCCAAAGCGATTCCGCTTTCGATAATGCGGCTGCGCAACTGCGCCAAACAGGCTTTCCAGGTGGCTTTGCTGACGGGTATGTACCGCTCACTGCCATCTGGAAAGACCCGAGTTTCAAAGATGTTGCTGGGTTGCTGGATGATCTCATCATAAAGTCCGTGAATGAAAAAGGTGCGGACATCGGCACCATCTGGCCAGGGGCTTGGCTGGCCATTGGCTTCATGAATAGCCGCATCCAGAGCGCTGAGAATTTCCACGGGAGAGAGGGTGATTTTGAGCGGCTTGCCACTTTCAAGATAGTCACTCATGACGATTTGGAGCTTACCAATCACCGCCTCGATTTGACTTAGATTCGGTCTATCCTGTCCCTGGATCAGCCGCTTCAGTTCACTTTCGTTTTTAAGAGGTGTCGAATCGCTTCGGGATGAGTCACTCATTCATCCGTTTTTCAACCAACCCAGTGAGATGGGCAAGTATAGATTATGCTTGTTCTGCCACACTTGCTCAAGACTCAGGCATCCATTGCGGAAAGGGATCTGATAGTGTTTTCCAGCCATCTGGACCTGCTTCGTATTCCTCATCTGTCAGGAGGCAGGCATCAAACTGCGCCTGAAGTCCTGCACGGTTCATGTGGTGACCGATGATGACGATCTCCTGCCTGCGGTCTCCGTAGGGTTCGTGGGAATTCGCTCGGATTTCGGCCAAACTTTCCTCATCCTGCGGCCATTCTGCATGATCCACGGCAGACCAGAAAAAGCCAAGGGCACGGGTGTCACGCAAGACTCCTGCCTGGGATAAATACCCGGCCAGTTCCATCCGGGTGGCCAGCCAAAAGAGTCCTTTGGCACGGATGACTCCTCCCCAGCTTCCTTTGAGATGATCACTGAAACGCTGAGGATGAAATGGCCGATGTGCGCGATACACAAAGCTGCTGATGCCATACTCTTCCATTTCTGGCGTATGCCCGTTCAAGGAATCCAGCCAGCCCTGGCTCTGTTCCGCTTCATTCATGGCGAAGAGGCCGGTATGCAGCACAGCTTCCAATGGCACCTGCGAATTCTGCGTTAAATGCACCCTGGCTTTTGGATTCAAGGCACGAATGATGCCCTGGATCTCCTCTACAGCATCTGGCTCCACCGCATCCGTCTTATTGATCAAAATGACGTTCGCAAACTCGATCTGGTCAGTCAGTAAGTGCGCCAATGTGCGTCCATCTTCATCACTGAGGCCTTGCCCCCGGTCCACCAGATCCTCCGTGCTGTGATAATCGTTCAGGAAATTTCGCGCATCGACGACGGTGACCATCGTGTCCAAATTGGCCAGATCAGAAAGCGAGCTGCCATCCTCATCTTGAAAAGTAAAGGTCTCTGCGACTGGCATGGGCTCGGAAACACCTGTGGACTCAATCACCAAGGCATCGAACCGGCCTTCCTTTGCCAGCTTTCGGACTTCAATCATGAGATCTTCCCGCAGGGTGCAGCAGATGCAGCCGTTGCTCATCTCCACCATCTTCTCCTCGGTCCGGCTCAGACGGGCATCCCCGGATTTGACCAACTGAGCGTCCACATTGACCTCGCTCATGTCGTTCACGATCACCGCAATTTTTCGGCCCTCGCGATTTCGCAGGATGTGATTCAGCAAAGTCGTTTTCCCAGCTCCTAAAAAGCCGGAAAGAACCGTGACAGGAAGAGGCAGAACAGAGGGGCTTAGGGGCATATAACGCAATACATTTGCGTTATTAATTACGCAAGTAAATTGCATTAAAGGTGTTTAGATTCTTATTTCCTCACCTTATAAACGATCTCATGTTTGGAATTGGTGTATTTCATTTTAACAGAAGCCCTGGAATATCTCGAAAATTTGATTTTCTCTGGTGGATATATCATTGGCTCTCAAAACTGGCCTGCGGCGTATCAAGGATGAGAACATATCAATCTTGTGATAAAGTTTCGGCTTATTTTTGAATCACCTTTAGTTTATCACCAACGCGCACGTTTAAAGAAGCACCTAAAGCATACGAAAAAGGCCGGGAGCAAATGCTCCCGGCCTTCGAATTTGTGGCTGGTTATCCGTTCAAATTAGAACTTCATCAGCACACCCAGGCTGCCACCGAAGACAGGGTCTTCACCGCTGGTGGAGGTCATGACGCTGGATGTCAGAGTGATCTTCTCATTCAGAGCGTAGTTAAAATCGATACCCATGTGCAGCCAGTCTTGCTGGATCTGCTGGCCGGGGAGATTGAAGTTAAACAGACCCACAACCTGACCGGATGTGACTGCTCCAGACTGGTCGAAGCGATGGACACCTTCAGCACGCAGACGAAGCAGAGCTTTGCCGCTGCAGAAAGTGCGGGCTGCGGAGAGACCGTAGCGGATTTCCTGCGCTGTGTGGCCCTGGTCGTCATAATCAACTGGGAAACCACCGCCGCTTTCCGTATAGCCATCGGCTTCCGTGCGGTTAACTGTGTATTCCAGTTTTGGAGTGATGCCGAAGCCTGCGACTTTGACTGCGTCCAGCCAGTCAACGCGGAAGCGAAGGCTGCTAGAGATCACGTCGGTGCTGCCACTGGAGGTATCCAGAGCGCCGCCGTTGTTGTATTTGCGGTCGATGTCTGCATCCCAGCTACCGATGGCACCTGTGATGGTGAAGACGACAGGCAGTTTGGTCGGCTTGAAGCTCAGCTCGCTGAGGAGATACTGGCCGTTCATGTCCATGTCACCGCCATTGGCGAGATCCTGTGTAACCCAGCTCTGA is a genomic window containing:
- the mtnA gene encoding S-methyl-5-thioribose-1-phosphate isomerase, which gives rise to MLVSGIPYRTIWLHEASVRIIDQRRLPWTFDLLDLHTVAEVAEAIRDMAVRGAGLIGATAGYGMWLAAQEAATQKELQSLADSLISTRPTAVNLSWAVNRQLAAIQAAGFQNRIETARITAETIADEDAASCAAIGQHGLEIIQAISARKPGQTVQVLTHCNAGWLAFVDHGSATAPIYAAHAAGIPIHVWVDETRPRNQGARLTAWELAQQGVPHTVIADNTGGHLMQQGMVDLVITGADRVTRTGDVANKIGTYLKALAAMDNGVPFYVALPSSTFDWTLSDGVKGIPIEQRAPDEVTEMEGITDSGSIETLRIVSPGSAAANYAFDVTPARLVTGLITEKGLCSTNEAAICALHGKIPNSNLTAPLS
- a CDS encoding PrsW family glutamic-type intramembrane protease — encoded protein: MIHGWRSQIHYWSRNSGFLKRLALAIATAGFLLSLLIIVLTPDASQFTSTDPLEQKLRTEWQVLNRADKPTPHELVRWLHHATDNIHHLCSVLGIKTTTWDDYKTDGRLAGHEVRPLLEKHSADPAVVLLWENYIQASLNRDVETSRWLSEQAALPAPLITAPLIESFQLAELSPSRSLAALMREATLFPSPLVREAALHTALVQKDLPAMRLIADQPDWWSTMPAQLRRAAASELGDFRLQLQSMLAYRFILEAPGGTLAVALLAAAIWYVILVLHGLRGTWRWVFPLLPLLAGIFSVWPVFFISSWQEFTLGMKEDGPFPQDLWYQIGGVGMREELCKLLFASLFMPWLLIKRPAGGALMIGAFVGLGFALEENIGYYLRGDDGVPLTRFFTANFFHAALTGISTHAFYQLWRSRFGTADRFIITFLGVVVAHGAYNFGYSDRFADTNAYLSIIILAFVAWHFLDLVDQECPPGRQWLSPAAVFLVGTASLMAVIFLSIAIRTPDRHILVLAATQCISMFPIAFIYWRRLSP
- the leuC gene encoding 3-isopropylmalate dehydratase large subunit, translated to MGKTLFEKVWESHVVGTLANGQTQLLIDTHLVHEVTSPQAFGMLRDLGLKVAYPHRTFATVDHIVPTDSQVSPFSDPLAEAMIQELNKNAKEFGVTYFSLSSGKQGIVHVVGPEQGITQPGTTIACGDSHTATHGAFGAIAFGIGTTQVRDILATQTMALSKMKVRRINVEGKLRPGVYSKDVALHIIRLLGAGGGVGYAYEYGGNVFDGFTMEERMTVCNMAIEGGARCGYVNPDETTFEYLKGRPYSPKGDQWDTTVAKWRETASDADAKYDDIVNIRAEDIPPTVTWGTSPDQAISVTENVPTAESATTEPGRISIQDALDYMKLPPGEPIKGTKIDVAFIGSCTNGRLSDFREVAKFIKGKKVAANVKAIAVPGSQIVDAMARQEGLDKVFSEAGFEWRGAGCSMCLAMNPDKLVGDQLCASSSNRNFKGRQGSTTGRTVLMSPVMVAAAALTGSIADAREVFSIAG
- a CDS encoding alpha/beta hydrolase family protein; protein product: MSSIPSTHRRDFLQTTGLSLLSLPVLSQLGGPAAIAAEAAGKATSPESLPPLNRFPRMMQEWLIDQVREAESRGNARRDTLKTRADAEAYVKSVQERIRQCFGPMPEKTPLNARVTGTVVRDNYRIENIIFESRPGYLVTGNLYLPSGLGGKRPATIGVCGHSANGKAAESYQGFAQGLALQGHICFLIDPVGQGERFQYLKDGSLKSRLGGGTSEHIQMGNNQTLVGEFLGAWFAWDGIRALDYLLTRDEVDTNHLGITGNSGGGTQTTWLCGLEPRFTMGAPSCFVTTFRRNVENELPADTEQCPPQALALDLDHSDFLAAMAPKPVIILAQEKDFFDARGSIEAYERLKSLYTLLGKPENIQLHIGPDPHGYSQPNREAMYRFFNKVTGVSDVQAEPALTLEKDETLQCSPEGQVANLKSRTLMSFTQDKAKIQSQGRKSLKGEALTTELRDVLRLPDLPATAPDYGILRSAGTRKYPAKTYCTYTVETEPGIQALVTRIQEEALTSRMPGAAKKAVLYVSHRSADAELRNESFVQDLITAEPEAAFYACDVRGIGESQPNTCGSNQFLRPYGSQYFYAAHGLMLNRPLLGQRVFDVLRVIQALRAAGHQEIHLAGRGWGALPAAFAALLSTDVKQVTLKNALSSYQDVATDPEYQWPYAFMLPNVLTHFDLPDCYAALAGKKLRNLEPWGAQEGMKE
- the zigA gene encoding zinc metallochaperone GTPase ZigA, which encodes MPLSPSVLPLPVTVLSGFLGAGKTTLLNHILRNREGRKIAVIVNDMSEVNVDAQLVKSGDARLSRTEEKMVEMSNGCICCTLREDLMIEVRKLAKEGRFDALVIESTGVSEPMPVAETFTFQDEDGSSLSDLANLDTMVTVVDARNFLNDYHSTEDLVDRGQGLSDEDGRTLAHLLTDQIEFANVILINKTDAVEPDAVEEIQGIIRALNPKARVHLTQNSQVPLEAVLHTGLFAMNEAEQSQGWLDSLNGHTPEMEEYGISSFVYRAHRPFHPQRFSDHLKGSWGGVIRAKGLFWLATRMELAGYLSQAGVLRDTRALGFFWSAVDHAEWPQDEESLAEIRANSHEPYGDRRQEIVIIGHHMNRAGLQAQFDACLLTDEEYEAGPDGWKTLSDPFPQWMPES